From Niallia sp. Man26:
ACATGATGCATATAACAGGAAGCACAATGGGCTATCTTGTTGCTGTGTTTGCTTTCTCGCAGCTTGTTGTGTCACCCTTTGCAGGAAGATGGGTAGACCGGTTTGGCAGAAAAAAGATGATTGTTATCGGTCTTGTAATATTTGGAGTGTCTGAATTGATTTTCGGATTGGGAACCAATGTTGCAGTATTATATATATCGAGAATATTGGGTGGTGTCAGCGCTGCGTTTATTATGCCAGCTGTAACGGCATATGTTGCAGATATTACAACCATTCAGGAAAGATCAAAAGCGATGGGCTATGTTTCTGCTGCAATCAGCACGGGCTTTATTATTGGCCCGGGAGCAGGGGGCTTTATCGCTGACTTTGGCATTCGAATGCCGTTTTTCTTTGCTGCTGCGATTGCATTCCTGGCAGCATTCACATCTGTCTTTATTTTGAAAGAGCCGTTGTCTAAGAGTGAGCTTGCTGAGCTTGCTGAAAATAGTCAGAAAACTAACTTCTTGAAAGACTTGAAACAATCACTACATCCGATTTATCTGATTGCCTTTATCATTGTGTTTGTTCTTGCCTTTGGTTTATCTGCTTATGAAACGGTGTTCAGCCTGTTCTCTGATCATAAGTTTGGCTTCACACCGAAGGATATTGCCACAATTATTACGATTAGTTCCATTTTCGCTGTTATTGTTCAAATTGCATGGTTCGGTAAATTAGTAAATAAGCTTGGTGAAAAAAGGGTTATCCAGCTTTGTTTAATTGTTGGTGCAGTATTAGCCTTCGTTTCGACATTTATGTCAGGATTTATCGTTGTCTTGCTTGTTACATGCTTTATTTTCTTAGCATTCGATCTGCTGCGCCCGGCATTGACAACTTTTTTGTCCAAAGCGGCTGGCAAACAGCAAGGTTTTGTTGCTGGAATGAACTCAACCTACACAAGCTTAGGAAATATTTTTGGTCCTGCCCTAGGCGGAATTTTATTTGATCTAAATATTAATTTCCCATTCCTTTTTGCAGGCGTTGTTATGATAGTAGGCTTATGCCTTACTGTCATGTGGAAAGAAAAAGCGTTAAATGAAGTATCATACTAAACAAAAGGCCTTCACTTACGGTGGAGGTTCTTTTTTGTGGAAATGTTCTAAAAATAATTGTCTCCAATGTTCTAAGAAAATATAATAAAAGCAGAGATGGAAGAAAGGGGAATTAATATTTCATATGTGGCTAACTCTTTAATGACTATCGAATCGAAACAAATCCTGATAGGGAAGTTGTATGTTGCGGTATTTAAATATCATTAAAGGGATGCGGGGTATGGAATTATTTATTTCCGCTGCTAAGCAGAGTCCAATTGGATCTGTTTTCTATATCGGTGTGTCCCTTGAATAGGGGAGATATTAATGACTCAATTAAAAAATAAAACAGCAATTATAACAGGTGCAAGCAGCCCACGAGACATTGGAACAGCCATTTGCAGAAAATTAGCATCACAAGGGATAAATATCTTCTTTACGTATTGGAAAGCTGAAAATGATTGGGTAGAGGAGTTTCAGCAAGAAATGGTTAATGTAGGAGTCCGTTGTGAAAGCTTAGAAATTGATTTAGCTAATGCAAATGCTGCATATGTCTTATTTGATACAGCGGAAACCAAACTTGGTTTTCCTTCTATTCTAGTAAACAACGCAGCTCATTCAAAGAATGATGGATACAAATTACTTGATGCTAAAACGCTTGATGAACATTATGCAGTTAATATGAGAACCACTCTTCTGCTTTGTGTCGAGTTTGTCCGCCGTTTTCCAAAGTCTGGTTTCACAGCAGGCAGAATTATTAATATGACATCAGGACAAGATATCGGACCAATGCCGGGAGAGCTTGCATATGCTGCAACGAAAGGTGCTATTTCCGCATTCACAAAGTCACTGTCACAAGAGGTTGCATCATTAGGAATTACAGTTAATGCCGTAAACCCAGGACCTACTGATTCCACGTGGATGAACGATGAAATAAGAGAGCATCTGCTGCCTAAATTTCCGATGGGGCGCATTGGGCTGCCAGAAGATGTTGCATCCACCATTGCTTTTCTTGCAAGTGAGGAAGCAAAGTGGATAACTGGACAGATCATCCATTCAGAAGGTGGATTTATTAGAGGTTAAATAAGTGATTAACAAAGCTGTGCCAAGATTCATTGGCACAGCTTTTTTGATTTTTATTTATTGGAAAAGGCAAAAAAGGGGACAAACCTGATGGCATGAATCATTTTCATGGACTAATATTAGATACACTGTAAAATCTATAGAACTTCCCCCCAATCTATTGCTCTGTCATGCAGGATGATTAAAATGAAAGAAAAGCAATAATTCTAAAATGATAGCGTTTTCCTAAAGCTGGCATAAAGAAAGGCGGGTAAAATCAATGAAAAAAACGGCACATATTATCTCCCACACTCATTGGGACAGGGAATGGTATCTGTCCTTTGAACAGCACCGTTACTATTTTCTAAAACTGATGAATGAATTGTTAGACCAGTTTCAAGCAGAAGGAAATGCTTTTCAATCCTTCCATCTGGATGGTCAAACTGTACTGTTAGAGGACTACTTTGCTGTTCATCCGGAGAAACGGGAGGCAGTCAAGCAATTAATAGAAAACAAAAAGCTTCATATTGGACCATGGTATGTGCTGCAGGATGCTTTTTTAACAAGTTCGGAAGCCAATGTACGGAACTTGCAAATAGGTTTGCATGATGCAAAAGACTATGGGCATGTATCAAAGCTTGGGTATTTTCCTGATACTTTTGGCATTTACGGGCAGGCACCACAGCTGTTAAAGCAAGCTGGCATTGATACAGCTGCTTTTGGAAGAGGCGTAAAACCTACTGGCTTTAATAATATGGTGTCAGATTCTCCTAATTTCGAATCACCTTTTTCTGAGATGATTTGGAAGGCGCCAGACGGCTCTGAAGTACTAGGAATTCTTTTTGCTAATTGGTATTCAAACGGTAATGAAATACCAGTTGATGAAGCGGAAGCGAAAATATTTTGGGACCGCAAACTGCAGGATGCGGAAAAATATGCGTCCACAAATCAGTTATTGTTTATGAACGGATGTGATCATCAGCCGCTCCAAAAAACAATTCCAAAGGCCATTGAAACCGCAACGCGCCTCTACCCTGGCTATTCTTTTAAGCATTCCAGCTTCGCTGATTATACAGAAGCGTTAAAAGCAAATCTGCCTGACGAACTCCAAGTTATTGAAGGAGAATTGCGCAATCAACGAACAGATGGCTGGTCGACGCTTGTAAATACAGCATCCAGCCGCATTTACTTAAAGCAGTGGAACAATCATTGTCAAACTCTTATGGAAAAGATTGCAGAACCGCTCGCAACTTTTGGCTATTTAGCAGGAGGAAAGTATCCAAGAGAATATTTGCGCTTCATGTGGAAATCATTAATGAAAAATCATCCTCATGACAGTATTTGCGGCTGCAGTGTTGATGAAGTTCATCGCGAAATGGTGACCCGTTTTGAAACAGTTTTGCAAATGGGTAAAGTATTCGTTCGTGAGCACGGTGCGGAGCTTGCAGGTAAAATTGATACTTCTAACACACCAAAGGGGGCAGTTCCGCTAGTAGTCTTAAATACAACAGGATGGGATAAAAATGACGTTGTTGAAAAAACAGTCGATTTAGAAAAAGTGTATTTCTCAGAGATGCATTTTGAACAAATACCAGCTTATTTACAGGAAAAAGCCATGCCTGCATACAGATTAGTTGATCAAGACGGAAAGAGCATCAACTGTTTTGTGGAAGAGCCAATGATTGAGTTTGACTATGATTTGCCTAGTGATAAATTTCGCCAGCCGTTTTTTGCGAAGCGGGCTAAGCTGTCTTTTTTTGCTGAAGGAATCCCAGCATTCGGCTATAAAAGCTTCTATCTTATCCCACAGGAGCAGTTTGCTGAAGAGATTCAGGAACACACAGCTGACAAAGCCATGGAAATGGAAAATGAATATGTTCACGTCCTCTTTCATGATGATGGTACATATAATTTAACAGATAAAGCAACAGGCAAGACCTTGAATCACCTCGGTATTTACGAGGACACAGGGGATGTTGGAAATGAATATATGTTCAAGGAAGCAAAGGGGCAGCGTATAACTACAAAGAATGTTCCAGCTGTATTTCGTCTAGTAAAAAGAACATCCCTTCGAACAGAGCTTGAATTCACACACACTTTAACTATTCCTGCTTCAGCAGACAATCAGCTTGCCATGGAACGAAACAGCTTAATTTGGCATAAAGACAGGCAAGCAGGCAGATCATGCGATACGAAAAAGATTATATTGCGCACAACAGCCATTCTCGAAAAGGGGATGAAGGGACCAGCCTTCAAGCTGACAATGGATAATCAAGCAACAGATCATCGCCTGCGCGTCCTGTTTCCAACAAAAATGGAAACGGATACACATCGTGCGGACAGTATTTTTGAGATTGTGACTCGTCCCAATATTCCGGAACAAGAGTGGGAAAACCCTAGCTTTTGTCATCATCTGCAGCGTTTTGCCAGCATTGCTGATGAAAAAAAGGGCTTCACTGTAGTGACGGATGGCCTTCAAGAATATGAAATTCTGCCAGAAGACGGAACGATTGCCATCACCGTACTTCGTTCTGTAGCTGAGCTTGGTGACTGGGGATATTTCCCGACACCTGAAGCACAATGCTTAGGGACTCAAACAGCTGAGTGGCAAGTTTTTATCCATGAGAAAGATGTTATTGCATCAAAGGCATATGTGGACGCTTATCAATATAAAGTTCCTCTTCAGGTTATACAAACCAGTGCACATAAGGGGGAATTGCCTGCTGAACACAGATTTGTGAAGTGGGAGTCAGAAGGGCTAGCGTGGACATCTATGAAACTGGCAGAGGATTGTGATGACATAATGATTCGTTGGTTTAACCCTAGCCCAGAAAGCGGCAATCTAAAGGCTTCTATAGGGACAGATTTTGCAGCCTATAAGAGTACGATACTTGAAGAAAGAAGCAATGAATCTAGTAATCACTACAATGCAGCAGGTCATGAAATTATAACTATCGGTTTTCAAAAAGGAGAGAGACTATGACAACAGCAATTCCAAAATCATTGCAAAAATTAATTCAACATGTAAAGGATTTTTTTCCTGAGGATGAAAAGCTGCAGCAAATGTTTGAACAATGCTTCGTTAATACGTATACAACAACAATGAAAAAGCTGGCAGACGGAAAAACCTTTGTTGTAACTGGAGATATTCCGGCGATGTGGTTAAGAGATTCAGCTGCCCAAGTGCGCCCGTATTTACTTGCTGCAGAGGAGGATGAAGAGCTTGCTGATTTACTTGAAGGAGTCATTCGTCAGCAATTTGCTTTCATTATGCATGATCCATATGCAAACGCATTTAACGAAACAGAAAACGGCAGAGGGCACCAAACCGATTGTACCGATATGACTCCGCATATTTGGGAACGGAAATACGAAATTGATTCGTTATGCTATCCCATTCAGCTTGCTTATTTATTTTGGAAGTCAACTGGACGGACTAAGTATATACAGGAAACATTCAAAGAGGTGTGTGAGACGGTTATTGAAGTTTGGAGAACAGAGCAAGATCACGAAAACAAGTCATCATACCGGTTTGAGCGGGCAGATGTGCGCCAATCAGATACATTAATCCGCCAAGGAAAAGGCGGCCGGGTGATCCCTACTGGCATGACCTGGAGCGCCTTCCGCCCAAGCGATGATGCCTGCACCTACGGATATCTTGTTCCGGCTAATATGTTTGCGGTAGTCGTGTTAGGATATGCTGCAGAAATAAGTGGTGAGGTATTAAATGATGCTTCCTTAAAGGAAGAATGCTTAAGGCTTCAGAAGGAAATCAAGCAAGGCATAGAGCAGTATGCGAAATTAGAGCATCCGATTTACGGCGAGATGTACGTTTATGAAACGGACGGAGAAGGTCGTGTGCATTTAATGGATGATGCCAATGTTCCAAGCTTGCTGGCAGCTCCGTATTTAGGGTACCAACATTTTGATGATACAACCTATCTCAACACACGGAATTTTCTTTTAAGCAGGGATAATCCTTATTATTACGAAGGCAAATTCGCAAATGGGATCGGCAGCCCGCATACTCCAGACCACTATATTTGGCATATTGCCTTAGCTATTCAAGGGATGACAGCAGCAAGTGCAGAGGAAAAACAACAGATTTTAGCTTCATTCAAAAACACAGATGGCGGCACAAATTTTATGCACGAAGGCTTTAACGCAGATTGTCCTGAGGAATTTACAAGAGATTGGTTTGCGTGGGCTAATACAATGTTCAGCGAATTTGTACTCAGTTTAACAGGTAAAGCAGTTAAAGGGAGTCCTCTGTATCATCAATTGCAGAAACACATTACCAAATAGAAAGGGTGGCCAAAATTGAAGAAAGGTTCATCGATTATTGTTGTGTGTGAATGGATATGGCGAGGAATCTTCGTAAACTTATGCTGGATTGCCTTTATCGTCTTAGGACTAGGGATTTTTGGTTTTTTTCCAGCGACTGTCGCCCTGTTTACAATTGTGCGTAAATGGCTGCGGAAGGATACAGATTTCCCAATATGGAAAACCTTTAAGCAAGTGTATTTAAAAGAATGGAAGAGAAGCAATCAAATAGGCCTTGTTTTTTACAGCATAGGCCTGTTTCTTTATCTTGATATCCGATTGACAGAAACCTTTATGTCAGGTGTTTTGGCCAGCTTCCTGTCTATCATTTTTTCCATTATGCTGCTGATTCTGTTATTAGTAGTAAGCTATTTCTTTGCTGTTTATGTTCATTACGAGTTGTCGAATAAGGAATATATTAAACAATCATTTCTGATCACTTTAACGAGCTTACCATCAACGATAGGAATTGGTGCCGGCTTTTTTGTGATTGGGAGCCTGATTAATCAGATGCCCGGTCTCATCCCCTTCATTTCTGCGGTGGCTCCTGCTTTTTGGATGATGAAGGTTTGTCTGAGCAGATTTGCATTTTTAGAGAGTAGAGTACAGCAGCAATATTAACTAACATAGGGGGAAACAAATGGAACTGTTTTTAAAGGGAGACACAGCGAATGTGGCAGCGGGTCTTGAATTTATTACACAGAAATTAAAGATAAAGCTGACAAGTGATGGTTACCCTATTCAAGTTAAACAAGTTCAGGGGCCGTTGCGCATTACTAGTAGCAGCGGCAAAGGAGAAATATCGTTTGCAAAGCCAATTCATTTCTTCCGAGCACTTGGATTATGGCTGGAAAATTATCGAAAGAATCATGAATTCGATATAACACCACAATTTACGATGAGCGGTGTCATGCTGGATGCATCGCGAAATGCTGTACCAACTGTTCATGAAGTGAAAAAGCTGCTCGAGCATATGGCGCTGCTAGGATTAGATACTTTGATGCTATATACAGAGGATACGTATGAGGTGAAGGATTACCCTTATTTCGGATATATGCGTGGGAAATATACTAGCGAGGAGCTAAAGACCTGCGATGAATATGCGGAGACACTTGGGATAGACATAATCCCATGCATCCAAACCTTGGGGCATTTACGAGAAGCTCTTAAGTGGAATTATGCTTCTAGTTTTAAAGATACAGATGATATTTTACTAGTCGACAAAACGGAGACATATGAGTTTTTAGAAAGTTGCTTAAAGGCAGCTTCTGAGCCGTTTCGTACAAACAGGATTCATATTGGCATGGATGAGACATTCCAGCTTGGCTTAGGAAAATATTTGGAAGAGCACGGGTATGAGCATCATATTGACATTATGAATCGTCATCTTCAAAAGCTTGTCTCTATAACCGATAAGCTTGGATTACAACCAATGATTTGGAGTGATATGTATTATCCATTGTTTGCCGAAAACAGCCCGTATAAGGATGAAACGGGAAACATCCGAGCAGATATTATGAATGGAATTCCTCCTATTGAGTATGTGTACTGGAATTATTACCGCAACGAACAAGAAGTGTATGAACAAGATATCCAAAAGCATAAGTTGCTTGGCGGGAAGCCAATTTTTGCTGGTGGTGCTTGGACTTGGAATGGACTGGCGCCGAACTACGGCAAGGCAATTAGTACCACAAGAGCAGCTCTTTCTGCCTGTAAAAAAACAGGGGTAGAGCAAATCTTTGTAACACTATGGGGAGATAACGGAGCAGAAACGCCGTTTGTTGCTGCTTATCCAATATTGCAATTATTTTCCGAGCACTCCTACCAGCAGGAAGTTACGTTAGAGAAGGTATCTGAGCGGTTTGCATTTTGCAGTGACGGCACTTTTGCCGATTTTATGAATTTGCGTTTATTGGATGAAACTCCCGGTGTTATGAAGGATAACATGAACAGCTCGATGACGTCTAAAGTCCTGCTTTACCAAGATATTTTAATAGGTTTATATGATGAGAATGTCCGCGGTCTATCGCTAGGAGAGCATTATCAGCGCTTGGCAGCAGTGCTTGCAATCAGTAAAAAGAACAATCCAGCCTGGGAAGCTTTGTTTGGTTTATATGAACAGCTCGCAACAGTTTTAGCAGACAAAGCGGAAATCGGGATAAAGCTAAAAAGCGCATACGAAAATAAGGACTTTGAACAACTGAAAGCACTTCTAACCGTTTTGGATAGCATCAAAGCAAATGTAGATCTGTTAAGACAAAAACACCGCAGTCTCTGGTTTGCAGCATACAAGCCCTTTGGCTGGGAAGTAATGGATATACGTTACGGTGGTGTTATCACAAGGATTGATTCGGTCAAGTACCGGATTCAGGAGTGGATGGAAGGAAGAATATCCGAAATAGAGGAGTTAGCAGAAAACCGGCTGTACCATGATGGACCTTGGGAAATGGCTGATGGGCTGGTAGGCGGCAATGTCTATCATCGTATCGTCACTGCCGGCAGCTTTTCATTATAATCTACGAGGTGAAAATAATGTTTTTAACAGATAGAAAATTTGAAGAGCGTATTAAGGAATTGGCAGGTTACCGGTACCGGGATCTTGTGGAAATCTCACAGTTTAATATACAAGAAGATGATGGGGAAATTGGAACATATCCTCCATCTGTCTATGATGAACAGCATAAAATGAGAATAGGTGATTACTGGAAAGGGAGAGACCGTTATATTTGGCTTCATACAGAGGTTGATACGCATTTGCATCATACCAATCAGCAAATTGTCGGTCTCTTTTCATTCGGCAAGACAGGAGGAGGTAATAACTCCGGCTTTGAATCCCTACTTTTTGTAAATGGAAACCCTTATCAAGGTGTCGATTCTAACCATGAGGAAGTTCTTTTTGATACAGCAACAGCCAAAGGGCCGATTCATTTGGATTTCAGACTTTGGTCAGGATTCGAAGGGGGAGGCATTCCTGTTCAGAATGAGCTGAAGCTTGAAATGGCGGCAATAGGTTGGCTTGATAAGCAGGTAGATAATCTGTATTACACGCTTTTAGCGGCTTTTGAGGTATTGTCAGAAATCAGTGAGTCTGATTCTGCCTACAGTATTTTAAAAAGACTGATTTCGGACGCTCTAAAGCGGATTAATTGGACCGAGCCTGGAAGCCCTGTATTTTACGAATCTTGTTATGCAGCGGAAGTAAACCTTACAGAATCCATTCAAGCTGTTACTAAATCATCTGATATTACAATTCATACAGTCGGGCATACCCATATTGATGTAGCTTGGCTTTGGCGTTTAAAAAATACAAGAGAGAAAGCAGCTCGTTCCTTTTCAACCGTCTTACATTTAATGAAGCAATATCCTGACTATGTATTTCTGCAAACACAGCCGCAGCTCTATGATTATCTTAAAACAGATTATCCTGATATTTACGCCCAAATTAAGGAAAGAGCTGCAGAAGGCAAATGGGAAGCCGGCGGGGCAATGTGGCTCGAGTCTGACTGTAATATACCAAGCGGAGAATCACTTGTCCGCCAAATTCTGCATGGTAAA
This genomic window contains:
- a CDS encoding MFS transporter, with amino-acid sequence MQKPIKEQKMVLVILLSNLFIVFLGIGLIIPVMPSFMNMMHITGSTMGYLVAVFAFSQLVVSPFAGRWVDRFGRKKMIVIGLVIFGVSELIFGLGTNVAVLYISRILGGVSAAFIMPAVTAYVADITTIQERSKAMGYVSAAISTGFIIGPGAGGFIADFGIRMPFFFAAAIAFLAAFTSVFILKEPLSKSELAELAENSQKTNFLKDLKQSLHPIYLIAFIIVFVLAFGLSAYETVFSLFSDHKFGFTPKDIATIITISSIFAVIVQIAWFGKLVNKLGEKRVIQLCLIVGAVLAFVSTFMSGFIVVLLVTCFIFLAFDLLRPALTTFLSKAAGKQQGFVAGMNSTYTSLGNIFGPALGGILFDLNINFPFLFAGVVMIVGLCLTVMWKEKALNEVSY
- a CDS encoding SDR family oxidoreductase, with the translated sequence MTQLKNKTAIITGASSPRDIGTAICRKLASQGINIFFTYWKAENDWVEEFQQEMVNVGVRCESLEIDLANANAAYVLFDTAETKLGFPSILVNNAAHSKNDGYKLLDAKTLDEHYAVNMRTTLLLCVEFVRRFPKSGFTAGRIINMTSGQDIGPMPGELAYAATKGAISAFTKSLSQEVASLGITVNAVNPGPTDSTWMNDEIREHLLPKFPMGRIGLPEDVASTIAFLASEEAKWITGQIIHSEGGFIRG
- a CDS encoding alpha-mannosidase, encoding MKKTAHIISHTHWDREWYLSFEQHRYYFLKLMNELLDQFQAEGNAFQSFHLDGQTVLLEDYFAVHPEKREAVKQLIENKKLHIGPWYVLQDAFLTSSEANVRNLQIGLHDAKDYGHVSKLGYFPDTFGIYGQAPQLLKQAGIDTAAFGRGVKPTGFNNMVSDSPNFESPFSEMIWKAPDGSEVLGILFANWYSNGNEIPVDEAEAKIFWDRKLQDAEKYASTNQLLFMNGCDHQPLQKTIPKAIETATRLYPGYSFKHSSFADYTEALKANLPDELQVIEGELRNQRTDGWSTLVNTASSRIYLKQWNNHCQTLMEKIAEPLATFGYLAGGKYPREYLRFMWKSLMKNHPHDSICGCSVDEVHREMVTRFETVLQMGKVFVREHGAELAGKIDTSNTPKGAVPLVVLNTTGWDKNDVVEKTVDLEKVYFSEMHFEQIPAYLQEKAMPAYRLVDQDGKSINCFVEEPMIEFDYDLPSDKFRQPFFAKRAKLSFFAEGIPAFGYKSFYLIPQEQFAEEIQEHTADKAMEMENEYVHVLFHDDGTYNLTDKATGKTLNHLGIYEDTGDVGNEYMFKEAKGQRITTKNVPAVFRLVKRTSLRTELEFTHTLTIPASADNQLAMERNSLIWHKDRQAGRSCDTKKIILRTTAILEKGMKGPAFKLTMDNQATDHRLRVLFPTKMETDTHRADSIFEIVTRPNIPEQEWENPSFCHHLQRFASIADEKKGFTVVTDGLQEYEILPEDGTIAITVLRSVAELGDWGYFPTPEAQCLGTQTAEWQVFIHEKDVIASKAYVDAYQYKVPLQVIQTSAHKGELPAEHRFVKWESEGLAWTSMKLAEDCDDIMIRWFNPSPESGNLKASIGTDFAAYKSTILEERSNESSNHYNAAGHEIITIGFQKGERL
- a CDS encoding glycoside hydrolase family 125 protein, yielding MTTAIPKSLQKLIQHVKDFFPEDEKLQQMFEQCFVNTYTTTMKKLADGKTFVVTGDIPAMWLRDSAAQVRPYLLAAEEDEELADLLEGVIRQQFAFIMHDPYANAFNETENGRGHQTDCTDMTPHIWERKYEIDSLCYPIQLAYLFWKSTGRTKYIQETFKEVCETVIEVWRTEQDHENKSSYRFERADVRQSDTLIRQGKGGRVIPTGMTWSAFRPSDDACTYGYLVPANMFAVVVLGYAAEISGEVLNDASLKEECLRLQKEIKQGIEQYAKLEHPIYGEMYVYETDGEGRVHLMDDANVPSLLAAPYLGYQHFDDTTYLNTRNFLLSRDNPYYYEGKFANGIGSPHTPDHYIWHIALAIQGMTAASAEEKQQILASFKNTDGGTNFMHEGFNADCPEEFTRDWFAWANTMFSEFVLSLTGKAVKGSPLYHQLQKHITK
- a CDS encoding YesL family protein — protein: MKKGSSIIVVCEWIWRGIFVNLCWIAFIVLGLGIFGFFPATVALFTIVRKWLRKDTDFPIWKTFKQVYLKEWKRSNQIGLVFYSIGLFLYLDIRLTETFMSGVLASFLSIIFSIMLLILLLVVSYFFAVYVHYELSNKEYIKQSFLITLTSLPSTIGIGAGFFVIGSLINQMPGLIPFISAVAPAFWMMKVCLSRFAFLESRVQQQY
- a CDS encoding beta-N-acetylhexosaminidase; translation: MELFLKGDTANVAAGLEFITQKLKIKLTSDGYPIQVKQVQGPLRITSSSGKGEISFAKPIHFFRALGLWLENYRKNHEFDITPQFTMSGVMLDASRNAVPTVHEVKKLLEHMALLGLDTLMLYTEDTYEVKDYPYFGYMRGKYTSEELKTCDEYAETLGIDIIPCIQTLGHLREALKWNYASSFKDTDDILLVDKTETYEFLESCLKAASEPFRTNRIHIGMDETFQLGLGKYLEEHGYEHHIDIMNRHLQKLVSITDKLGLQPMIWSDMYYPLFAENSPYKDETGNIRADIMNGIPPIEYVYWNYYRNEQEVYEQDIQKHKLLGGKPIFAGGAWTWNGLAPNYGKAISTTRAALSACKKTGVEQIFVTLWGDNGAETPFVAAYPILQLFSEHSYQQEVTLEKVSERFAFCSDGTFADFMNLRLLDETPGVMKDNMNSSMTSKVLLYQDILIGLYDENVRGLSLGEHYQRLAAVLAISKKNNPAWEALFGLYEQLATVLADKAEIGIKLKSAYENKDFEQLKALLTVLDSIKANVDLLRQKHRSLWFAAYKPFGWEVMDIRYGGVITRIDSVKYRIQEWMEGRISEIEELAENRLYHDGPWEMADGLVGGNVYHRIVTAGSFSL